From one Gadus morhua chromosome 8, gadMor3.0, whole genome shotgun sequence genomic stretch:
- the nmnat2 gene encoding nicotinamide/nicotinic acid mononucleotide adenylyltransferase 2, which translates to MTENAKTHVILLSCGSFNPITKGHIHMFEKAREYLHKTGRFIVIGGIISPVHDSYGKPGLVPSKHRLTMCQLAVQSSDWIRVDPWECYQQTWQTTCSVLEHHRDLMKRVTGCILSNVNTPSSTPVIGQPQNQAPPVYQNHNNLANKPTAVKLLGKVSESLGKMCCARPSMDRFTFIDENANLGPAMRYEEIELRILLLCGSDLLESFCIPGLWKDSDMEVIVGDFGIVVVPRDGADTERIMNHSSVLRKHTENILMVKDDVNHPMSIVSSTKSRLALQHGDGHVVDYLNQPVIDYILQTQLYITASG; encoded by the exons ATGACAGAAAACGCCAAAACCCACGTTATTCTGCTGTCGTGTGGCAGTTTCAACCCCATCACCAAAGGACACATCCATATGTTTG agAAAGCCAGAGAATACCTTCACAAAACGGGCCGCTTCATCGTGATTGGAGGGATCATCTCGCCTGTGCATGACTCTTACGGCAAACCT GGCCTGGTGCCCAGTAAACATCGGCTGACCATGTGCCAGCTTGCTGTGCAGTCTTCTGATTGGATCAG AGTGGACCCCTGGGAGTGCTACCAGCAGACCTGGCAGACCACCTGCAGTGTCCTGGAACACCACCGCGACCTCATGAAG cgaGTCACTGGGTGCATCCTGTCCAACGTAAACacaccctcctccactcctgtgattggtcagccgCAGAACCAGGCCCCACCGGTCTACCAGAACCACAACAACTTGGCCAACAAACCCACCGCAG TCAAGCTGCTGGGGAAGGTGAGTGAGAGCCTGGGGAAGATGTGCTGCGCCCGACCCAGCATGGACCGCTTCACCTTCatag ATGAGAACGCCAACCTGGGACCCGCCATGAGGTATGAAGAAATTG AGTTACGCATCCTGCTCCTCTGTGGAAGTGATCTTCTGGAGTCCTTCTGCATCCCTGGTCTGTGGAAGGACAGTGAT ATGGAGGTGATCGTCGGGGACTTTGGCATCGTGGTGGTCCCTCGTGATGGAGCCGACACGGAGCGAATCATGAACCACTCTTCTGTGCTCCGCAAGCACACG GAAAACATCCTCATGGTGAAGGATGACGTGAACCACCCCATGTCCATTGTCAGCTCCACCAAGAGCCG GCTGGCCCTGCAGCACGGAGATGGCCATGTGGTGGACTACCTGAACCAGCCCGTCATCGACTACATCCTGCAGACCCAGCTCTACATCACCGCCTCAGGATAG